A window of candidate division KSB1 bacterium contains these coding sequences:
- a CDS encoding LamG-like jellyroll fold domain-containing protein yields MLNHKVLLAVIVFFYATLLSAPKEDHTVSLWLFDEQCDLYPSQVLVNCSEHNLPLVLGPGGRIVKGKFGNALEPLMHPKVVLPEGQKRFGLVKLDPPPGRTVAPLTWYNAEFAALMTSGETHLRKQVGFQSPAATAMNLGDFDWTVEFWFYPNQNSDSGTVFEIGAGPRGENEKLTRLSLDLKNRSFSFFNPKIQSAVTLPTELTFETWHHVAFVHVADNDKILHFVDGVLLSTANNVTIGKLRPSFAEDYMSIARDGLWEHPLQGKIDELRFSDDVIYTNEFNPPESFSSIYQEGYVADQLEKGPPLLFDDESRDDTPLQLGGRKHLFIDDAFLETVGDVEFTVNPPEKKELVIGNVKGRFRKHLTVIEDEDGLIRIYNSVQDDYMIVHTSRDGVNFKAPNTGTSHGGWDNIVIPERVGGKGTPFIDPNGKGDHKWKYISSYHNRGVYLYTSADGWSWSRRKMALIPFRSGTQSCTFYDDQRQMYVSTHRTGIFHTPGGATQRSTVITQTENLYKPVKYEPLSQMDYWELDKKYRLREPQPWWLDNGPLTPGDFGLEFPHAFDPTGDDPVGMDIYITKAIKYEYAPDTYLSFPITYFHYEKDGPLTRQILYDSTRLRGEGPIETQIAVSRNGLDWKRYYQPAYVPIGKHKGIDVKMAYIAQGMVRRGDELWQHYWAEPHYHGPWVTYDDKRAVFRLVQRLDGFISIDSPYEKEAVIKTKPFVFEGNRLVLNIDTDAVGYTQVGFVDEHDNPIQGFSVDDCVYINGDFIKEKAEWIQNREEFTDVSIGEGESTEILEKVKTTKDVSPLEGKVVKLVFRMRGSKLYSLQFTNK; encoded by the coding sequence ATGTTGAATCATAAAGTATTGCTTGCTGTCATTGTCTTTTTTTACGCAACTCTGTTATCCGCCCCCAAAGAGGACCATACTGTATCTCTTTGGCTGTTTGATGAACAATGCGATTTATATCCAAGTCAGGTTTTAGTGAACTGTTCGGAACATAATCTGCCGCTTGTACTCGGCCCGGGCGGAAGAATTGTTAAAGGCAAATTTGGAAATGCGCTCGAGCCCCTGATGCATCCTAAAGTTGTGCTGCCCGAGGGCCAGAAAAGATTCGGGCTTGTAAAGCTTGATCCTCCTCCGGGACGCACCGTTGCGCCTTTGACGTGGTACAATGCCGAATTTGCGGCGTTGATGACCAGCGGCGAAACGCATCTGCGCAAACAGGTCGGGTTTCAAAGCCCGGCGGCGACTGCAATGAATCTGGGCGATTTTGACTGGACCGTAGAATTCTGGTTTTATCCCAATCAGAATTCTGATAGCGGAACCGTTTTTGAAATTGGAGCCGGGCCCAGGGGGGAAAATGAAAAATTAACACGCCTCAGTCTGGATCTAAAGAACCGTTCATTTAGTTTCTTTAACCCAAAGATTCAAAGCGCGGTTACTCTGCCTACTGAGCTCACGTTTGAAACATGGCATCATGTTGCATTTGTGCATGTCGCTGATAACGACAAAATTCTCCATTTTGTGGATGGAGTATTATTGTCGACAGCGAATAACGTCACTATCGGGAAACTCAGACCTTCCTTTGCCGAAGATTATATGAGCATTGCCCGGGACGGTCTGTGGGAACATCCTCTGCAAGGCAAAATCGATGAATTGAGATTTTCGGATGATGTAATTTATACAAATGAGTTTAATCCGCCTGAAAGCTTTTCCAGTATTTATCAGGAAGGATACGTTGCGGATCAACTTGAAAAAGGCCCGCCTCTGTTGTTTGATGATGAATCCAGGGATGATACGCCGCTACAGCTGGGCGGCAGAAAACATCTGTTTATTGATGATGCGTTTCTTGAGACCGTCGGCGATGTCGAGTTTACGGTTAATCCTCCTGAAAAAAAAGAACTGGTAATTGGTAATGTTAAAGGCCGCTTTAGAAAACATTTAACCGTTATCGAAGATGAGGATGGATTGATCCGCATCTATAATTCCGTCCAGGATGATTATATGATTGTTCATACATCCAGAGACGGCGTAAATTTTAAAGCTCCCAATACCGGTACAAGTCATGGCGGCTGGGATAATATTGTGATTCCCGAACGTGTTGGCGGTAAAGGCACTCCTTTTATCGATCCGAACGGCAAAGGCGATCATAAATGGAAATATATATCCAGTTATCATAATCGCGGGGTTTATCTTTATACCTCTGCGGACGGCTGGAGCTGGAGCCGCCGGAAAATGGCTTTAATTCCTTTTAGAAGTGGCACGCAATCCTGTACATTTTATGATGACCAGCGGCAGATGTATGTTTCAACCCACCGGACCGGTATATTTCATACACCGGGCGGCGCCACTCAAAGAAGTACAGTCATTACTCAAACTGAGAATCTGTACAAGCCTGTCAAATATGAACCTCTAAGCCAAATGGACTATTGGGAACTGGATAAAAAATACCGACTGCGCGAACCACAGCCCTGGTGGCTTGATAACGGTCCGCTGACTCCCGGTGATTTTGGGTTGGAATTTCCGCATGCCTTTGATCCAACCGGGGACGATCCCGTTGGAATGGATATTTATATAACCAAAGCTATAAAGTACGAGTATGCTCCGGATACGTATCTCTCGTTTCCGATCACTTATTTTCATTATGAAAAAGATGGGCCGCTGACACGACAGATATTATACGATTCGACTCGACTGCGAGGAGAAGGACCAATTGAAACCCAGATCGCTGTGAGTCGCAATGGGCTGGACTGGAAACGGTATTATCAACCCGCGTATGTTCCCATTGGAAAACATAAAGGAATTGATGTAAAGATGGCCTATATCGCGCAGGGTATGGTCAGGCGTGGAGATGAACTGTGGCAGCATTATTGGGCTGAACCGCATTATCATGGGCCCTGGGTAACGTATGATGACAAGAGAGCGGTATTTCGATTGGTGCAACGATTGGACGGATTCATATCGATTGACAGTCCGTATGAAAAAGAAGCCGTGATCAAGACAAAGCCGTTTGTTTTTGAGGGAAACCGGCTTGTTCTTAATATTGACACCGATGCGGTAGGGTATACTCAGGTTGGTTTTGTGGATGAGCATGATAATCCGATTCAAGGCTTTTCAGTGGATGATTGTGTTTACATCAATGGTGACTTTATTAAAGAAAAAGCTGAATGGATTCAAAATCGCGAGGAATTTACAGATGTGAGTATTGGCGAAGGTGAATCCACTGAAATATTGGAAAAAGTAAAGACGACAAAAGATGTTTCTCCGCTTGAAGGTAAAGTGGTAAAACTTGTTTTTCGAATGAGAGGGTCAAAACTCTATTCTCTGCAGTTTACAAATAAATAA
- a CDS encoding LamG-like jellyroll fold domain-containing protein, which produces MLNYKVLLAVIVFFYATLLSAPKEDHTVSLWLFDEQCDLYPSQVLENSSEHNLPLVLGPGGRIVKGKFGNAFEPLMHPKVELPEGEKKFGLVKLDPPPGRTVAPLTWYNAEFSALMTSGETHLRKEVGFQSPAATAMNLGDFDWTVEFWFYPNQNSDIGTVFEIGAGPRGENEKLTRLSLDLKNRSFNFFNPKIQSAVTLPTELTFETWHHVAFVHFADNDKILHFVDGKLLSTANNVTIGKLEPSFAEDYMSIARDGLWEHPLQGKIDELRFSDDVIYTNEFNPPESFSSIYQEGYVADQLEKGPPLLFDDESRDDTPLQLGGRKHLFIDDAFLETVGDVEFTVNPPEKKNW; this is translated from the coding sequence ATGTTGAATTATAAAGTATTGCTTGCTGTCATTGTCTTTTTTTACGCAACTCTGTTATCCGCCCCCAAAGAGGATCATACTGTATCTCTCTGGCTGTTTGATGAACAATGCGATTTATATCCAAGTCAGGTTTTAGAAAACAGTTCGGAACATAATTTGCCGCTTGTACTCGGCCCGGGCGGAAGAATTGTTAAAGGTAAATTTGGAAATGCGTTCGAGCCCCTGATGCATCCTAAAGTTGAGCTGCCCGAGGGTGAAAAAAAGTTCGGGCTTGTAAAGCTTGATCCTCCTCCGGGACGCACCGTTGCGCCTTTGACGTGGTACAATGCCGAGTTTTCGGCGTTGATGACAAGCGGCGAAACGCATCTGCGCAAAGAGGTCGGGTTCCAAAGCCCGGCGGCGACTGCAATGAATCTGGGCGATTTTGACTGGACCGTAGAATTCTGGTTTTATCCCAATCAGAATTCTGATATTGGAACGGTCTTTGAAATTGGCGCCGGACCCAGGGGGGAAAATGAAAAATTGACACGTCTCAGTCTGGATCTAAAGAACCGTTCATTTAATTTCTTTAACCCAAAGATTCAAAGCGCGGTTACTCTGCCTACTGAGCTCACGTTTGAAACATGGCATCATGTTGCATTTGTGCATTTCGCTGATAACGACAAGATTCTCCATTTTGTAGATGGAAAATTATTGTCGACAGCGAATAACGTCACTATCGGGAAACTCGAGCCTTCCTTTGCCGAAGATTATATGAGCATTGCCCGGGACGGTCTGTGGGAACATCCTCTGCAAGGTAAAATTGATGAATTGAGATTTTCGGATGATGTAATTTATACAAATGAGTTTAATCCGCCTGAAAGCTTTTCCAGTATTTATCAGGAAGGATACGTTGCGGATCAACTTGAAAAAGGCCCGCCTCTGTTGTTTGATGATGAATCCAGGGATGATACGCCGCTACAGCTGGGCGGCAGAAAACATCTGTTTATTGATGATGCGTTTCTTGAGACCGTCGGCGATGTCGAGTTTACGGTTAATCCCCCTGAAAAAAAGAACTGGTAA
- a CDS encoding sialidase family protein: MNVFYLSVIVFLFSTSLAAQSLKIEHKIAAVQKNYFHGWPANNGVWVWGDEILVGFTQVEYAKADGHNIKENAPFKSLLTRSKDGGKTWTMFDPENYVGDGGTKSKLQDPVNFKHENFAMRILGSTYHGNNDPDGAFYYSYDKGNTWNGPFYLGDIHKHKRFEARILTPRTDYIALSEKECLIFITSRIDGTGLSDDISVIKTNDGGLTFKLISPWVVPCEDPYRNAMPNTVQLDKDEMVMVARRRNISDRNQCWIDAYKSDDGGYSWRFTSKVGDTGEHNGNPPALVKLDDGRLCAIYGNRTTLQILGRYSNDHGETWEPEFVIRDDFIRTETGRMRDLGYPRIVQTKEGNVVAIYYWATEENPQQHIAASIWKP; the protein is encoded by the coding sequence GTGAACGTATTTTATTTATCAGTTATAGTTTTTCTTTTTTCGACCAGTCTTGCGGCACAATCATTAAAGATTGAGCATAAAATAGCCGCTGTTCAAAAAAACTATTTTCATGGTTGGCCTGCTAATAATGGTGTCTGGGTTTGGGGGGATGAAATATTGGTCGGGTTTACACAGGTAGAATATGCAAAAGCTGATGGACATAATATAAAAGAAAATGCTCCTTTTAAAAGTCTGTTGACCCGAAGTAAAGATGGTGGAAAAACATGGACGATGTTTGATCCCGAAAATTATGTTGGTGATGGCGGCACAAAATCAAAATTACAAGACCCCGTTAATTTCAAACATGAAAATTTTGCAATGCGGATATTGGGTTCAACTTATCACGGTAATAACGATCCAGACGGAGCTTTCTATTATTCTTATGATAAAGGAAATACATGGAACGGTCCTTTTTACCTTGGTGATATTCATAAGCATAAAAGATTTGAGGCCCGCATCCTTACTCCAAGAACGGATTACATTGCATTAAGTGAAAAAGAATGTTTAATCTTTATTACGTCCCGAATTGATGGTACCGGATTATCCGATGATATTTCGGTTATCAAAACAAATGACGGCGGTTTGACTTTTAAATTAATCTCACCCTGGGTCGTCCCTTGTGAAGATCCATATCGAAATGCAATGCCCAATACAGTTCAACTGGATAAAGATGAAATGGTTATGGTTGCAAGGCGAAGAAATATATCTGATAGAAACCAATGCTGGATTGATGCCTACAAATCGGATGATGGCGGATATTCGTGGAGATTTACAAGCAAGGTTGGCGATACAGGAGAACACAACGGTAATCCTCCCGCTCTGGTTAAACTTGATGACGGCAGATTATGTGCAATATACGGAAACCGAACAACACTTCAGATACTTGGAAGATACAGCAATGATCATGGAGAAACCTGGGAACCCGAATTTGTTATTCGGGATGATTTTATCAGAACAGAAACCGGAAGAATGAGAGACCTCGGTTATCCAAGAATTGTTCAAACCAAAGAAGGCAATGTGGTTGCAATATATTATTGGGCGACAGAGGAGAATCCGCAGCAGCATATCGCTGCATCAATCTGGAAGCCATAA
- a CDS encoding cupin domain-containing protein: MINRFYKQGQKLDVAGLNEITVLIDRSETELTEIGWNCWTPNQDGPPHKHNDKSQIFYVTNGVGKIHLGKDVFDAKPGSLAYVPAGLVHQTITTTEERLCYILFNVFLNPDKEGHSTFADHIEKVKQIRKQQAVSGKVDTDNEKTNFEPGPGKFYKDLFSFIKKDTAHLKTTLMDAKANRIQMKLLSYPCGQSIRNIKDNSVEQTFFVLRGEALVTVENDTIENVNAGNIFFTPRDTAYDIKAGNEDMLCLCLSAFTD, translated from the coding sequence ATGATAAATCGATTTTATAAACAAGGACAAAAACTTGATGTAGCGGGACTTAATGAAATAACGGTTTTGATTGATAGAAGTGAAACTGAATTAACTGAAATCGGTTGGAATTGCTGGACACCAAACCAGGATGGCCCCCCTCATAAACATAATGATAAAAGCCAGATATTTTATGTAACGAATGGAGTCGGTAAAATTCATTTGGGCAAAGATGTGTTTGATGCCAAACCGGGTTCACTCGCTTATGTACCTGCCGGATTGGTACATCAGACCATTACAACAACAGAGGAACGCTTGTGTTATATTCTTTTCAACGTATTCCTGAATCCGGATAAAGAAGGACACTCTACTTTTGCAGACCATATTGAAAAAGTTAAACAAATCAGAAAGCAGCAAGCTGTCTCAGGAAAAGTTGATACTGATAATGAAAAAACAAATTTTGAACCAGGACCGGGAAAATTTTACAAAGATCTTTTTTCATTTATAAAAAAAGATACTGCACATTTAAAAACAACTTTAATGGATGCAAAAGCAAACCGTATTCAAATGAAATTGCTATCATATCCTTGCGGTCAATCAATTCGTAATATTAAAGACAACTCTGTTGAGCAGACATTTTTTGTTTTGCGAGGAGAAGCTCTAGTAACCGTTGAAAATGATACTATAGAGAACGTAAATGCAGGAAATATTTTCTTTACACCGAGGGATACAGCATACGATATTAAAGCCGGCAATGAAGACATGTTGTGCTTGTGTCTGAGTGCTTTTACTGACTGA
- a CDS encoding right-handed parallel beta-helix repeat-containing protein translates to MKSKLALFILLAAVYSFAQVKGPATRLVERDGYSQIFFIAKDGSDEMNRGTKDNPFKTIQCAVSNVKNATGSNRIALFVSKGIYDGETIALKPFVDLYGGFNRESWERDVGLYPTEINIKNEQRAIIADDNCIIDGFVISNSEYRGKGAAIYCDGASPTISNNKFIHNKSLKPLDWNPEYWHETANDGGAIYGKDGAAPLIKNNLFAHNKTENGRGAAIAFDNQCDPQILNNVFLKNESGLDDPMRSSDGGAVSIFRWSKGLIDGNIFLGNYAGSENDAGAVFIALWSSTLVRNNIFVDNECTDDAGALFVGGQEHRYDAPLDPYPRRENFYVTIENNVFIANRNPSMNSGAMRFTMESRGEFVNNIVAQNSGIYFQRSETEIRNNVILDNMLVIETKDYLDKTVIRNNIIWADFVLQETVAEIHDNYMLQAEKFKGNKNEFPDFLTTELIYLFCRPERLSIIPNWLFKMRRNFYPKKYQIGSSMLEAVGGW, encoded by the coding sequence ATGAAATCAAAACTTGCACTCTTTATTTTATTAGCTGCAGTTTATTCTTTTGCTCAGGTAAAAGGACCTGCAACCCGACTTGTTGAACGTGATGGATATTCACAAATATTCTTTATTGCCAAAGACGGCTCTGATGAGATGAATAGAGGAACAAAGGATAATCCTTTTAAAACCATTCAATGTGCAGTATCAAACGTCAAAAATGCAACTGGATCAAATAGAATTGCACTATTTGTTTCTAAAGGGATATATGATGGAGAGACAATTGCTCTGAAACCGTTTGTCGATTTATATGGAGGCTTTAATCGTGAATCCTGGGAAAGAGATGTTGGATTATACCCCACTGAAATCAACATTAAAAACGAGCAAAGAGCAATCATAGCAGATGATAACTGCATTATAGATGGGTTCGTCATAAGCAACTCGGAATATCGTGGAAAAGGAGCCGCTATATATTGTGATGGCGCTTCACCCACAATTTCGAATAACAAATTTATTCATAATAAATCCCTAAAGCCCCTTGACTGGAATCCGGAATACTGGCATGAAACGGCAAATGACGGCGGGGCAATCTACGGTAAGGATGGCGCCGCACCTTTGATCAAGAATAATTTGTTTGCTCATAACAAAACTGAAAACGGAAGAGGCGCTGCCATTGCTTTCGATAACCAATGTGATCCTCAGATTCTCAATAATGTTTTCTTAAAAAATGAGAGCGGATTGGATGATCCCATGAGGAGCAGTGACGGCGGCGCTGTTTCGATTTTTCGTTGGAGTAAAGGGTTGATTGACGGAAATATTTTCCTTGGCAACTATGCTGGTTCCGAAAATGATGCCGGTGCTGTTTTTATTGCTTTATGGAGTTCGACCCTTGTTAGAAATAATATATTTGTTGATAATGAATGCACCGATGATGCCGGTGCTTTGTTCGTCGGTGGACAAGAGCACAGGTATGATGCACCGCTTGACCCATACCCGCGCCGGGAAAACTTTTACGTTACAATCGAGAATAATGTTTTCATCGCCAATCGAAATCCGTCCATGAACTCAGGCGCCATGCGCTTTACCATGGAAAGCAGAGGCGAGTTTGTCAATAATATTGTTGCACAGAACAGCGGGATTTATTTTCAAAGAAGCGAAACCGAGATCAGAAACAATGTTATATTGGACAACATGCTTGTCATTGAAACCAAGGATTACCTGGACAAAACAGTAATTAGAAACAATATCATCTGGGCTGATTTTGTTTTGCAGGAAACCGTTGCAGAGATTCACGATAATTATATGCTGCAGGCGGAAAAATTCAAAGGGAATAAAAATGAATTCCCGGATTTTTTGACAACGGAATTAATTTATCTGTTTTGTCGGCCCGAAAGGCTGAGCATTATTCCGAACTGGTTATTCAAGATGAGAAGGAACTTTTACCCGAAAAAATATCAGATCGGATCGTCAATGCTGGAGGCCGTTGGGGGGTGGTAA